From one Halothece sp. PCC 7418 genomic stretch:
- the secE gene encoding preprotein translocase subunit SecE translates to MAKNESKKNNRPEVKAKEEQSNFDLAEFLKGTKEELGKIVWPSRKQLISESAGVILMVTLVATIVYLFDNLFIWIAGQVF, encoded by the coding sequence GTGGCAAAAAATGAATCGAAAAAAAACAACCGCCCCGAAGTGAAAGCAAAAGAAGAGCAAAGTAACTTCGATCTTGCCGAGTTTCTGAAAGGAACGAAAGAAGAACTGGGTAAAATCGTCTGGCCAAGTCGTAAACAACTGATTAGTGAGTCAGCTGGTGTGATTTTAATGGTCACCCTTGTTGCCACAATTGTTTACCTATTTGATAACCTCTTCATTTGGATTGCAGGACAGGTATTTTGA